In one Prosthecochloris aestuarii DSM 271 genomic region, the following are encoded:
- the mobAB gene encoding bifunctional molybdenum cofactor guanylyltransferase MobA/molybdopterin-guanine dinucleotide biosynthesis adaptor protein MobB — translation MHDSRSGLTFHPFEIAVCGFSNTGKTTLISRLTALLKERYAIGYFKHGCHRFDIDHEGKDSAVIRKAGASAVMISDPHQHALIADGPPDPLKVQSALDHLDMLLVEGLKEIPLPKIILAGPDEKILDLMQQGIVSNVKAIVVVDHTMQDRYRTFGLPVFHRDNISALAAFIEGYFLSRIERHPLYGLVLAGGMSSRMKQDKALLTYHESNQLVHTAKLLLKHCQRVFISCRHDQQKEYSSFGFPLIIDRYIEIGPMAGLLSAQHHHPATPWLVAACDLPLLDHKSVGRLASGRVPWKSATAFRHESTGKTEPLCAIYEPKSRLKLLEMHARGSNSLKSFLRNAPVHYLSLTDPECLQNINDPVDKAAAEQLLATNPRNANDETPLCH, via the coding sequence ATGCACGATTCCCGATCCGGTCTAACCTTTCATCCTTTTGAAATAGCTGTCTGCGGTTTTTCCAACACAGGAAAAACAACACTGATCTCCCGACTTACCGCCCTGTTGAAAGAGCGATACGCCATAGGATACTTTAAACACGGATGTCACCGTTTCGACATTGACCATGAAGGCAAAGACAGTGCGGTAATCAGAAAAGCCGGTGCTTCTGCCGTCATGATTTCCGATCCGCATCAGCACGCCCTCATCGCCGATGGTCCCCCGGACCCCCTTAAAGTACAGAGCGCGCTCGATCATCTCGACATGCTTCTGGTTGAAGGACTCAAGGAAATTCCGCTACCGAAAATCATTCTCGCCGGTCCTGACGAAAAAATCCTCGACCTGATGCAACAGGGTATCGTCAGCAACGTCAAGGCTATCGTCGTCGTCGACCATACCATGCAAGATCGATACCGCACCTTCGGCCTCCCGGTTTTTCACCGTGACAACATCAGTGCTCTTGCCGCGTTCATAGAAGGTTATTTTCTCAGCAGGATAGAACGGCATCCCTTATACGGCCTGGTCCTTGCCGGAGGCATGAGCAGCAGGATGAAGCAGGACAAGGCACTCCTGACCTATCATGAGTCAAACCAGCTGGTGCACACCGCAAAGCTGCTCCTCAAGCACTGCCAAAGGGTGTTCATTTCGTGCAGGCATGATCAGCAGAAAGAGTACTCCTCATTCGGGTTTCCATTGATTATAGACAGATACATCGAAATCGGACCAATGGCCGGGCTGCTTTCAGCTCAACACCACCATCCTGCCACGCCGTGGCTCGTTGCCGCCTGCGATCTACCTCTTCTTGACCACAAGAGCGTCGGCCGACTCGCATCCGGACGGGTTCCCTGGAAATCGGCAACGGCCTTCCGACATGAATCGACAGGAAAAACTGAACCGCTTTGTGCGATTTACGAACCCAAAAGCCGCCTCAAACTGCTTGAAATGCATGCCCGGGGAAGCAATTCGCTGAAATCATTTCTCCGCAACGCCCCTGTTCATTACCTTTCTTTAACGGATCCGGAATGTTTACAAAACATCAACGATCCCGTAGACAAAGCAGCGGCTGAACAACTTCTGGCCACTAATCCAAGGAATGCGAACGATGAAACTCCTTTGTGCCATTGA
- a CDS encoding universal stress protein: protein MKLLCAIDFSESTIDLIKSAEKLGTHCNATLVLAHVMPPDENEIEFQPIIEAHFKPRKKYYTEPDSTEKGDSVPILHNRKYQLLQTITEWLKEKGISSEISIVHGNEVDGIIEQAAKHETDMILLGSHGHKALYQLLIGSVCEGVLRKAAIPVVIVPKGNTKKNVAPPAQD, encoded by the coding sequence ATGAAACTCCTTTGTGCCATTGATTTTTCGGAATCAACCATCGACCTTATCAAATCAGCTGAAAAGCTGGGAACACATTGTAACGCAACCCTGGTTCTCGCCCATGTCATGCCTCCTGATGAGAACGAAATCGAATTTCAGCCGATAATCGAAGCCCATTTCAAGCCCCGCAAAAAATATTACACTGAACCGGATTCAACAGAAAAAGGGGACAGCGTACCGATTCTTCACAACAGGAAATACCAGCTGCTTCAGACGATCACCGAATGGCTGAAAGAAAAAGGAATCTCATCGGAAATCTCGATCGTGCATGGCAACGAGGTAGACGGCATTATCGAACAGGCTGCAAAACACGAGACAGACATGATCCTGCTGGGCTCTCACGGCCATAAAGCGCTCTATCAGCTGCTTATCGGATCGGTCTGCGAAGGCGTCCTCAGAAAAGCAGCCATTCCGGTCGTTATTGTCCCGAAGGGAAACACAAAAAAGAACGTAGCGCCTCCGGCACAGGATTAG
- the proC gene encoding pyrroline-5-carboxylate reductase yields MQQLSIGFVGTGRIARALISGLVNDPANRICGYDKDPDAIAAVVKQFGIEGTSSAAEVARDARIIILAVKPYQIGEVVEELRPHLTTGHLLISVAAGITSEFIRQHSIDAMRVIRVMPNTPAFTGQGMTALSKGIMATQEDIALATTMFSAIGRVAVLDERLMDAATAVSGSGPAYMFSLIASIAEGGRQCGLSMQDAILLSAQTMLGAATMVLNGEKTPEELIREVTTPGGTTEAGLKQMDAHHVRQAMIETVKAAAARSNELKQ; encoded by the coding sequence ATGCAGCAGCTATCTATCGGCTTTGTGGGCACAGGACGTATAGCCCGTGCATTAATTTCCGGCCTCGTCAATGACCCGGCAAACCGTATCTGCGGATACGATAAGGATCCCGACGCCATTGCTGCCGTCGTGAAGCAGTTCGGCATCGAAGGAACATCCTCTGCCGCAGAGGTCGCGCGCGATGCCAGGATTATCATTCTTGCCGTCAAGCCCTACCAGATCGGCGAGGTTGTCGAAGAACTCAGGCCACACCTGACAACCGGGCATCTGCTCATCAGCGTCGCTGCAGGCATCACGTCAGAGTTTATCCGGCAGCACTCCATTGATGCTATGAGGGTTATCCGCGTCATGCCCAATACGCCTGCGTTTACCGGCCAGGGAATGACTGCCCTCAGTAAAGGCATCATGGCCACACAAGAGGACATCGCTCTTGCGACAACGATGTTCAGCGCAATCGGCAGGGTCGCCGTGCTCGATGAACGCCTGATGGATGCCGCGACAGCCGTTTCCGGCAGCGGTCCCGCCTATATGTTTTCTCTCATCGCATCGATAGCCGAGGGCGGACGCCAATGCGGACTATCGATGCAAGACGCCATCCTGCTCAGCGCCCAGACCATGCTGGGAGCGGCAACCATGGTCCTTAACGGCGAAAAAACTCCGGAAGAGCTTATCAGGGAGGTCACCACTCCGGGAGGCACAACGGAAGCAGGGCTCAAACAGATGGACGCACACCATGTCCGGCAGGCGATGATCGAAACAGTTAAAGCTGCCGCCGCGCGATCAAACGAACTGAAGCAGTAA
- the moaCB gene encoding bifunctional molybdenum cofactor biosynthesis protein MoaC/MoaB, translated as MSGFSHLDDAGHVRMVDVSHKPGTMRTAKASGHIAMKPETILMLQEGDMPKGNVLTTAKVAGIQAAKQTAHLIPLCHQLNLSWVDIDFSLHSDRVVIDATVSTKEATGVEMEALTAVSVAALTMYDMCKAVDKTMEIGAVRLVQKIGGKSHHQSTYRPLTSLLVTSDSIAAGAAEDRSGAILKDGLEAAGCRVSAFRVVPDEPSEIAALVDSWVSEGVELIITSGGTGLGPRDVTVETLLPRFSRRLAGVEQALLQWGQGKIRTAMLSRLAAGMIGSSLVICLPGSPGAARDALEVLVPTIFHAFSMIQGEGHQ; from the coding sequence ATGTCTGGTTTTTCACATCTTGACGATGCGGGTCATGTGAGGATGGTGGATGTATCGCATAAGCCTGGTACCATGCGAACGGCTAAGGCTTCAGGCCATATTGCCATGAAGCCTGAAACGATTCTGATGCTGCAGGAAGGCGATATGCCCAAGGGGAATGTGCTGACGACCGCCAAGGTTGCCGGGATCCAGGCAGCCAAGCAAACAGCCCATCTTATTCCCCTTTGTCACCAGCTCAACCTTTCCTGGGTCGATATTGACTTTTCTCTTCACAGCGACCGCGTTGTTATCGACGCGACGGTTTCGACAAAAGAGGCTACCGGTGTTGAAATGGAGGCGCTTACGGCAGTGAGCGTTGCAGCTCTGACTATGTATGATATGTGCAAGGCGGTCGATAAAACCATGGAAATCGGTGCGGTGCGGCTTGTGCAGAAGATCGGGGGTAAAAGCCATCATCAGAGTACATATCGTCCGCTTACATCGCTACTGGTGACGTCCGATTCGATTGCCGCCGGTGCAGCTGAAGACAGGTCGGGCGCGATTTTGAAGGATGGTCTTGAGGCCGCCGGCTGCCGCGTCAGTGCGTTTCGCGTTGTGCCTGATGAACCCTCAGAGATTGCCGCTCTTGTCGACAGTTGGGTCAGTGAGGGTGTTGAGCTGATCATAACCTCCGGGGGGACGGGGCTCGGCCCCCGAGACGTGACCGTCGAAACTCTTTTACCGAGATTCAGTCGTCGTCTTGCAGGCGTCGAGCAGGCGCTGCTTCAGTGGGGACAGGGAAAAATCAGGACTGCCATGCTCTCCCGGCTTGCGGCTGGGATGATAGGCTCTTCTCTGGTTATCTGTCTTCCGGGCAGTCCTGGTGCGGCAAGAGATGCACTTGAGGTTCTTGTTCCGACAATTTTCCATGCATTTTCCATGATACAGGGGGAGGGCCACCAATGA
- a CDS encoding molybdenum cofactor biosynthesis protein MoaE, which translates to MISVHITSEKIDGWRGEFPGDPSEGSEVIFTGLVRDKENGRRIAALVYEHYEGMAQKELEKLARGAVDRFAIASLCCRHRIGTIPVGEAAIVVIMRSSHRKEGFAAMSWFMDELKKVVPIWKVGSIEAEE; encoded by the coding sequence ATGATATCAGTACACATTACATCGGAGAAGATTGACGGGTGGCGTGGCGAATTTCCGGGAGATCCGTCTGAAGGATCTGAAGTGATCTTTACCGGCCTTGTCCGTGACAAAGAAAACGGGCGTCGTATAGCTGCATTGGTCTACGAACACTATGAAGGGATGGCTCAGAAGGAGCTTGAAAAGCTTGCCCGGGGAGCTGTGGATCGGTTTGCTATCGCTTCTCTCTGCTGTCGTCACCGCATAGGAACCATTCCTGTGGGAGAGGCCGCCATTGTGGTGATTATGCGTTCATCGCACCGAAAAGAAGGTTTTGCGGCCATGAGCTGGTTTATGGACGAGTTGAAAAAGGTTGTTCCTATCTGGAAGGTTGGAAGCATCGAAGCTGAAGAGTAA
- a CDS encoding RsbRD N-terminal domain-containing protein, with amino-acid sequence MLLVNRFVQLIENHAESLSQKWIDEVRSNPLTVGYSGRSRAELHDAVFSRFRKLGEWVEKHEGLEKEIAVHFREIGKARSQAGIKSSEMVYSLILERDMLLKYVQDEGIITVGIDLNRALQFTEQLNYFYDKAIYFALVGYEQVACTTTVEKEESEFDKTVDGFKHWLVRE; translated from the coding sequence ATGTTGCTTGTCAATCGTTTTGTCCAGCTTATAGAAAACCATGCTGAATCTCTGTCACAGAAATGGATAGACGAGGTTCGCTCGAATCCTTTGACCGTCGGTTATTCGGGACGATCGAGGGCAGAGTTGCATGATGCCGTCTTTTCGCGTTTCCGGAAGCTTGGGGAGTGGGTGGAAAAACATGAGGGGCTTGAAAAAGAGATAGCTGTTCATTTCAGGGAAATCGGCAAGGCTCGCAGCCAGGCAGGCATCAAATCGAGCGAGATGGTCTATTCTCTTATTCTCGAACGGGATATGCTTCTGAAGTATGTTCAGGATGAAGGGATTATCACTGTCGGAATCGATCTTAACCGCGCATTGCAGTTCACTGAGCAGTTGAACTATTTCTACGATAAAGCTATCTATTTTGCCCTTGTCGGTTACGAGCAGGTTGCCTGCACCACGACCGTCGAAAAAGAGGAGAGCGAGTTTGATAAAACGGTTGACGGTTTTAAGCACTGGCTTGTGCGTGAATGA
- the nqrF gene encoding NADH:ubiquinone reductase (Na(+)-transporting) subunit F yields the protein MLVTLSAVLVFVGVIVLLVYLLNIAARKLLPQGRVTISINDDDDKEFSVTPGRTLLSTLSDEKIFIPSACGGGGTCGMCKCKITEGGGQVLPTELNHVSRAEVKEDVRLSCQVKVRESMKVYLPEEIFSIRQWECTVLSNNNVATFIKELVLELPSDETLGFKAGGYIQIDIPAYRQIPFSDFDIGSEYRSDWDHFNMWNLNATNGDSTFRAYSMASHPAEGNVVKLNVRIATPPPKLFDSAPPGVGSSYIFNLKPGDKVRISGPYGEFFIKDTDREMVYIGGGAGMAPMRSHLFHLFRTLKTTRKVSFWYGARSRKEMFYDDEFLAIASEFPNFSYNVALSDPQPEDNWEGPTGFIHNVLYENYLKNHEEPEEIEYYMCGPPVMISSVEKMLYNLGVEKEMIAYDEFS from the coding sequence ATGCTTGTCACTCTATCGGCTGTCCTTGTCTTTGTCGGCGTGATCGTTCTGCTGGTCTATCTGCTTAACATCGCTGCCCGAAAACTTCTCCCGCAGGGCCGGGTGACCATTTCCATCAACGATGACGATGACAAAGAATTTTCGGTCACTCCCGGAAGGACTCTGCTGTCGACCTTGTCTGATGAGAAGATTTTCATTCCTTCAGCATGCGGCGGCGGCGGGACCTGCGGTATGTGCAAATGCAAAATTACCGAAGGTGGAGGACAGGTGCTTCCGACAGAACTGAACCATGTGTCGCGCGCTGAGGTCAAGGAAGATGTTCGTCTCTCATGTCAGGTCAAGGTTCGGGAGAGCATGAAGGTCTATCTGCCGGAAGAGATCTTTTCTATCCGGCAATGGGAGTGCACGGTTCTTTCAAACAACAATGTCGCTACCTTTATCAAGGAGCTTGTGCTTGAACTTCCTTCTGATGAAACGCTTGGTTTCAAAGCGGGAGGCTATATACAGATCGATATTCCCGCCTATCGCCAGATACCCTTTTCAGATTTTGATATCGGCAGCGAGTACCGGTCTGACTGGGATCATTTCAATATGTGGAATCTCAATGCCACGAATGGAGACTCGACCTTTCGCGCATATTCCATGGCCAGCCATCCTGCAGAGGGCAACGTTGTCAAGCTGAATGTCCGCATTGCCACGCCACCGCCGAAATTATTCGACAGCGCACCTCCAGGGGTGGGATCATCCTATATTTTCAATCTGAAGCCCGGAGACAAGGTCCGCATTTCCGGTCCCTATGGTGAGTTTTTTATCAAGGATACTGATCGGGAAATGGTCTATATCGGTGGCGGAGCCGGTATGGCGCCTATGCGTTCTCATCTGTTTCATCTTTTCAGGACCCTGAAAACAACAAGAAAGGTATCGTTCTGGTATGGTGCGCGTTCCCGCAAAGAGATGTTCTACGATGATGAGTTTCTTGCCATAGCTTCGGAGTTTCCCAATTTCAGCTATAATGTGGCGCTTTCAGACCCGCAGCCCGAGGACAACTGGGAAGGGCCGACCGGGTTTATTCACAATGTGCTCTATGAGAACTATCTGAAAAACCATGAGGAGCCGGAAGAGATTGAATACTATATGTGCGGTCCTCCGGTGATGATTTCCTCCGTTGAAAAGATGCTCTACAATCTCGGCGTTGAGAAGGAGATGATCGCCTACGACGAGTTCTCGTGA
- a CDS encoding MoaD/ThiS family protein, translated as MDITVQCFASAREILARRSFQMTVAEGTTIGMLEKEIRSMSSQLAELPFMLALNMSYPSRETVVREGDEVAIIPPVSGG; from the coding sequence ATGGATATTACTGTACAATGTTTTGCATCGGCACGGGAGATTCTGGCACGCAGGTCATTTCAGATGACGGTGGCTGAAGGTACGACCATCGGGATGCTTGAAAAAGAGATTCGTTCCATGTCGTCGCAGCTTGCCGAACTGCCGTTTATGCTTGCTCTGAATATGTCGTATCCATCGAGGGAGACTGTTGTCAGAGAAGGTGACGAGGTTGCCATCATTCCACCGGTCAGCGGAGGATAG
- a CDS encoding BatD family protein: MRTILPTAFFLIFLAPLSLLGGSEEKGKIVLETSVSNSSPYVGQNIELTYSLLFSATAPTIVDLNQPLHQGLWAKEKKEDRMMPSMPVTRGEQQYRRAVIKTMQLVPLQTGKLSVTGYRVLCTIPEEISLDRDPLNHDSLIVTAPAAVLDIQPLPLPAPPSFSGAVGRVEIERTTSRDSIKENQTAVITTIISGNGNIRTMREPSLLYPETLGLLTSETTRGDTLSIRQEVMAKKAGSVTIPSVKITYFDPEQNTYATAASSPFVLTILPAASPAGSFPETMHRDSLDGYQNRTMVPFQIIGAGLVVLTILIVISTLLKPWFTGLKKARALQKESHSPAASFADSVTTTGEIRRSLYEELEKFITPHPRAMTCQKLSEALSKAGMTEETLKELLSLLDALDMADFSPGKKNTNETEQLRKRAEKLTLQLRCFQPSR, translated from the coding sequence ATGAGAACGATTCTTCCCACAGCATTTTTCCTGATTTTTCTGGCCCCGTTGTCACTCCTGGGCGGGTCAGAAGAGAAGGGAAAAATCGTTCTCGAAACGTCGGTCAGCAACAGCTCGCCCTATGTGGGCCAGAACATCGAACTCACCTATTCGCTTCTCTTCAGCGCTACAGCACCGACAATCGTTGATCTGAATCAACCCCTCCATCAGGGACTATGGGCAAAGGAGAAGAAAGAAGATCGCATGATGCCCAGCATGCCTGTCACCAGAGGAGAACAGCAATACCGGCGCGCCGTCATCAAAACCATGCAACTGGTCCCCCTGCAGACAGGAAAACTCAGCGTCACCGGCTACAGAGTGCTCTGCACCATTCCCGAAGAGATCTCGCTTGACCGTGATCCCCTCAACCATGACTCGCTCATCGTCACTGCGCCAGCAGCGGTCCTTGATATCCAACCTCTTCCCCTGCCGGCTCCGCCATCCTTCAGCGGTGCTGTCGGCAGAGTCGAAATAGAGAGAACCACCAGCCGGGACTCAATCAAAGAGAACCAGACAGCGGTCATAACCACCATCATCAGCGGTAACGGCAACATAAGAACGATGCGCGAACCGTCCCTGCTCTATCCAGAGACGCTCGGCCTGCTGACGAGTGAGACCACGAGAGGAGACACCCTCTCCATCCGCCAGGAGGTTATGGCAAAAAAAGCTGGAAGCGTGACGATTCCCTCCGTCAAAATCACCTATTTCGATCCGGAACAGAACACCTATGCCACAGCAGCCTCATCACCGTTCGTCCTGACCATCCTTCCCGCAGCGTCCCCTGCAGGATCTTTTCCTGAAACAATGCATCGCGATAGCCTTGACGGCTATCAGAACCGGACAATGGTTCCTTTTCAGATAATCGGCGCAGGACTGGTCGTGCTGACAATACTGATCGTGATCTCTACCCTCCTGAAACCGTGGTTCACAGGTCTCAAAAAAGCCAGGGCGCTGCAAAAGGAGTCACACTCCCCCGCTGCCTCCTTCGCCGATAGCGTAACCACAACCGGAGAAATCCGCCGTTCCCTTTATGAAGAGCTTGAAAAATTCATCACACCGCATCCACGGGCAATGACCTGCCAAAAACTTTCTGAAGCATTGAGCAAAGCGGGCATGACCGAAGAGACCCTGAAAGAGCTCCTATCGCTGCTCGACGCCCTCGACATGGCCGATTTTTCGCCAGGAAAAAAGAACACTAACGAAACAGAGCAGCTCAGAAAAAGGGCGGAAAAACTTACTCTTCAGCTTCGATGCTTCCAACCTTCCAGATAG
- a CDS encoding glycerophosphodiester phosphodiesterase family protein — protein sequence MYRHSIEIHAHRGGRDLFPENSMSAFLRSAGLGVTAIELDLVISSDHRIVVSHDPWMNERLCLSPDGAELKESDRERFRLYGMTYEQIRSFDCGKADPDFPSQQAIAGCKPLLSDVFDAVETACASRGRPGSMVYNLEVKSWPEKVGVYHPAPDLYARFLVDGIMSSGVESRIRLQSFDVHLLDALNRLFPGLSLGLLVAPGGDVEKLLAQLSCVPAFVNPFFRDVTVKLVGELHARQFRTVPWTVNEADDMLKLISMGVDGLITDYPERAAGIAGFAADRKNRV from the coding sequence ATGTACAGGCATTCCATTGAAATTCATGCCCACAGGGGCGGAAGAGACCTTTTTCCCGAGAATAGTATGTCGGCTTTTCTCAGGTCGGCTGGTCTTGGCGTCACCGCCATTGAACTTGATCTTGTGATCTCTTCCGATCACAGGATCGTTGTTTCCCATGATCCCTGGATGAATGAGCGTCTCTGTCTTTCGCCTGATGGCGCTGAATTGAAAGAGTCCGATCGGGAGCGCTTTCGGCTCTATGGGATGACATATGAGCAGATCAGGTCGTTTGATTGCGGAAAAGCTGATCCCGATTTTCCTTCGCAGCAGGCAATTGCAGGTTGTAAGCCCTTGCTTTCGGATGTTTTTGATGCTGTCGAGACGGCATGTGCTTCGAGGGGAAGGCCCGGTTCAATGGTCTATAACCTCGAAGTGAAATCCTGGCCGGAAAAGGTTGGCGTCTATCATCCGGCACCTGATCTCTATGCGCGTTTTCTTGTCGATGGTATCATGAGCAGTGGTGTGGAAAGCCGGATAAGGCTTCAGTCTTTTGACGTGCATCTGCTTGATGCGCTCAACCGGCTTTTTCCGGGCCTCTCTCTCGGACTGCTTGTTGCACCCGGAGGTGATGTGGAGAAGTTGCTCGCGCAGCTTTCCTGTGTGCCGGCATTTGTCAATCCATTTTTCAGGGATGTGACCGTCAAGCTTGTCGGTGAGCTTCATGCAAGACAGTTCAGAACCGTTCCCTGGACCGTCAATGAAGCCGATGATATGCTCAAACTCATTTCGATGGGCGTCGATGGTTTGATCACCGATTATCCTGAACGAGCGGCAGGTATTGCCGGCTTTGCTGCCGATCGGAAAAATCGTGTATGA
- a CDS encoding YqaE/Pmp3 family membrane protein: protein MLDVRKWIFAIICPPAAVLNKEVGTIMLVGLLTAMFWVPGVIAALFLLIRDQLRAGEQQPQV, encoded by the coding sequence ATGTTAGATGTTCGCAAATGGATTTTTGCCATTATCTGCCCCCCTGCTGCAGTCCTCAACAAAGAAGTGGGAACCATAATGCTTGTCGGGCTTCTTACCGCGATGTTCTGGGTTCCCGGCGTTATCGCAGCACTCTTTCTTCTTATCCGGGACCAGTTGAGAGCTGGTGAGCAACAGCCGCAGGTCTGA
- the moaA gene encoding GTP 3',8-cyclase MoaA has product MSQPHNAVSSPLKPLSDRYRRTVDYVRLAVTSQCNLRCMYCMREEHTVYNPEGEALSGDEIVSMLAVLARMGVSKVRYTGGEPLLRQDIVRLVRDAKALEGIETVSLTTNGLLLDRYLDDLVAAGIDAINFSLDTFDPERYREITRRNLFDKVHSNLLRLLECDALLVKINVLLLRKVNIDEITTFVELTRDRPVTVRFMELMPFDDHQIWRTGKFMGADKILETLHACYPDLQPMQGDATEYFSFSLPGYKGKVSVIPAFTRNFCSKCTRLRITSAGKAINCLYSREGTDLLDALRSGGQDSLEQLLRKSVEAKPRDGREAGGSALRTSMSEIGG; this is encoded by the coding sequence ATGAGTCAACCACACAATGCGGTATCTTCGCCCCTGAAGCCTTTATCGGACCGTTACCGGAGGACTGTCGATTATGTCCGCCTGGCGGTTACGTCGCAGTGCAATCTCCGGTGCATGTACTGTATGCGTGAGGAGCACACGGTCTATAATCCCGAAGGGGAAGCGTTAAGCGGAGATGAAATAGTATCGATGCTTGCTGTTCTTGCCAGGATGGGTGTCAGCAAGGTTCGTTATACGGGAGGAGAACCGCTGCTCCGGCAGGACATTGTCAGGCTTGTTCGTGATGCGAAGGCTCTCGAAGGTATCGAGACTGTTTCTCTGACAACCAATGGGTTGCTGCTTGACCGTTATCTGGATGATCTTGTTGCGGCGGGGATCGATGCGATTAACTTCAGTCTCGATACCTTCGATCCGGAGCGTTATCGGGAGATAACCCGCAGAAATCTCTTTGATAAGGTGCACAGCAATCTGCTGCGTCTTCTGGAGTGTGATGCTCTTCTGGTCAAGATCAATGTTCTGCTTCTGCGCAAGGTCAATATCGACGAGATCACAACGTTTGTCGAACTGACCCGTGATCGGCCGGTGACGGTCAGGTTTATGGAACTCATGCCGTTCGACGATCACCAGATTTGGCGGACAGGCAAGTTCATGGGCGCGGACAAGATTCTTGAAACACTTCATGCCTGCTATCCCGATCTTCAACCCATGCAGGGGGATGCTACTGAATATTTCAGCTTTTCTCTCCCCGGTTATAAGGGAAAGGTATCCGTCATTCCGGCCTTTACCCGTAATTTCTGCAGCAAGTGTACGCGTTTGCGCATTACCTCAGCAGGAAAGGCTATCAACTGCCTCTATTCCCGGGAGGGGACCGATCTTCTCGATGCGTTGCGGAGCGGAGGACAGGATTCGCTCGAACAATTGCTGCGCAAGTCCGTCGAGGCAAAGCCCCGTGACGGACGTGAGGCTGGCGGCTCGGCGCTGAGGACCAGTATGTCGGAAATAGGGGGCTGA
- the glp gene encoding gephyrin-like molybdotransferase Glp gives MITVQEAHALISKAVHVLSAEEISLHVAQGRVIAEDIRADFALPRFDNAAMDGFAVQWADIRDARERRPVTLRVNGEIPAGAPADIVVEPGSCVQIMTGAHMPEGADTVVAYEQTSGFGGETVDIFKPPAANANVRYAGEEVKPGDLLMRKGMRLTPAELGVLAAFGRSHVQVFQRPSIGIVTVGDELREPGQRLDGAAIYNSNRYSLESCALSAGAVVAGSWHAPDQPDAIAEILGEALAKSDLLMTAGGISTGEYDYIQRLLTGLGVRQQFWKVAHKPGKPLFFGDTPEGKLVFGLPGNPVSALVCFLEYIMPALSAMQDGSYHGKIDAVLAEPFPADRKRYRFLFGRVWQKDGGLFCLVSDKTESHMLTSLVGSNCLIEAPAAAEPLPAGSVVTCNLLPWSTLHE, from the coding sequence ATGATTACCGTTCAGGAAGCCCATGCATTGATATCGAAGGCTGTTCACGTGCTGTCAGCGGAGGAGATTTCTCTCCACGTCGCTCAGGGGCGTGTCATTGCAGAGGATATCCGGGCGGATTTTGCACTGCCTCGTTTCGATAATGCCGCCATGGACGGTTTTGCTGTTCAGTGGGCTGATATCCGGGATGCCCGTGAGCGCCGTCCAGTCACGTTGCGGGTTAACGGCGAGATCCCTGCCGGAGCCCCGGCCGATATCGTTGTGGAGCCCGGCAGTTGCGTGCAGATCATGACCGGGGCGCACATGCCCGAAGGGGCCGATACGGTGGTCGCCTATGAGCAGACCTCCGGTTTCGGTGGGGAAACGGTCGATATTTTCAAGCCGCCTGCAGCGAATGCAAATGTGCGCTATGCGGGCGAAGAGGTCAAGCCGGGCGATCTGCTCATGAGGAAAGGCATGCGTCTCACGCCGGCAGAGCTGGGCGTGCTTGCTGCATTCGGTAGGTCTCATGTTCAGGTTTTTCAGCGACCTTCGATAGGTATTGTCACCGTCGGTGATGAGTTGCGTGAACCCGGCCAGCGGCTGGACGGGGCAGCGATTTACAACAGTAATCGCTACTCGCTGGAGTCCTGTGCTCTGTCGGCTGGAGCAGTCGTCGCGGGAAGCTGGCATGCTCCCGATCAACCGGATGCTATAGCTGAAATACTTGGCGAAGCGCTCGCCAAGAGTGATCTTCTCATGACGGCCGGAGGTATTTCAACGGGTGAGTATGATTATATCCAGCGTCTTCTTACCGGTCTCGGGGTCAGACAGCAATTCTGGAAAGTTGCCCATAAGCCGGGAAAACCGCTCTTTTTCGGAGATACCCCGGAAGGGAAGCTGGTTTTCGGACTGCCCGGTAATCCGGTTTCAGCGCTCGTCTGCTTTCTCGAATATATCATGCCGGCACTCTCGGCCATGCAGGACGGCAGCTACCATGGCAAGATCGATGCGGTGCTTGCAGAGCCCTTTCCGGCGGATCGGAAACGCTATCGCTTTCTTTTCGGAAGAGTGTGGCAGAAAGATGGCGGTCTCTTCTGCCTGGTGAGCGATAAAACCGAATCCCATATGCTTACCTCACTGGTCGGATCAAACTGTCTTATCGAAGCACCAGCTGCCGCAGAGCCTTTGCCGGCCGGTTCCGTGGTGACCTGTAACCTGCTGCCCTGGAGCACACTTCATGAGTAA